Proteins encoded within one genomic window of Zestosphaera sp.:
- a CDS encoding iron ABC transporter permease: MNTVELFVMGRRRRFFYALTSVLLALLSAFLTHLSLGYRVQNPLEVLACGLTQLVTHNLGIEGYRLLRALTAVVAGASLALSGHLMQVATKNPLADPYILGVSSGALFAVVISFMLTQHAAHPLMMAFRTLAAFSGGMLAYTMTTFIASKAGMSPTSVLLAGVAVGTFFYSASLLPQYLVFQDIHKLIAWSMGSLVSPSAEVLVYLIAALTAVLVYTYFTRSSLDNLQISDDFVRQSGRDPASLRRALTLLASLLTSVTVAWFGVIGFIGLAAPHITRRFLRTSEVAYAIPVSLTLGALTLVTSDLIGKTLAAPVEIPVNVVASMIGAPILALAIIELRRYGTGGS; this comes from the coding sequence CTGTTGGCGTTGCTCTCTGCTTTCCTCACACACCTGAGCCTCGGCTACAGGGTTCAGAACCCCCTCGAGGTGCTGGCTTGCGGGCTCACGCAACTGGTGACGCACAACCTAGGTATTGAGGGATACAGGTTGCTCAGGGCCTTGACAGCCGTGGTTGCGGGGGCATCGCTGGCCCTCTCAGGACACTTAATGCAGGTGGCCACCAAGAACCCTCTCGCAGACCCCTACATCCTCGGCGTTTCTTCAGGCGCGCTCTTTGCGGTGGTCATTTCGTTTATGCTCACCCAGCACGCCGCCCACCCGCTAATGATGGCCTTTAGAACCCTTGCAGCATTTTCAGGGGGTATGCTGGCTTACACGATGACCACATTCATAGCTTCTAAGGCCGGTATGAGCCCGACCTCAGTTCTCCTGGCGGGGGTTGCGGTGGGGACTTTCTTCTACTCGGCGTCCCTCCTACCTCAGTACTTGGTGTTTCAAGACATACATAAGCTTATTGCGTGGAGTATGGGATCCCTCGTGAGTCCGTCCGCAGAGGTTTTAGTGTACCTGATTGCTGCGTTGACCGCCGTACTGGTCTACACGTACTTCACTCGATCATCGCTGGACAACCTTCAAATAAGCGACGATTTCGTTAGGCAGTCGGGGCGTGACCCTGCAAGCTTACGTAGAGCCCTGACGCTCTTAGCCTCCTTACTCACGTCAGTGACTGTCGCGTGGTTCGGTGTTATAGGGTTCATAGGGCTGGCAGCACCCCACATAACTAGACGGTTTCTCAGGACTAGTGAGGTGGCTTACGCGATTCCAGTCTCCCTCACCCTGGGTGCTCTGACCTTAGTCACGTCGGACTTAATCGGCAAGACCCTTGCGGCGCCGGTCGAGATACCGGTCAATGTCGTGGCGTCCATGATCGGAGCCCCCATCCTAGCGCTAGCCATAATTGAGTTGAGGAGGTATGGAACTGGAGGTTCGTGA